Proteins co-encoded in one Malus sylvestris chromosome 7, drMalSylv7.2, whole genome shotgun sequence genomic window:
- the LOC126629938 gene encoding cucumisin-like isoform X1 yields MALTPWFLLLLSLISTLLVDVTLSAAHQDNRKDYIVYMGDKPKPEVSTTTTSALHVNMLQNVVEDSNIAHESLLLHSYKRSFNGFAARLTEEEAQKLAGMDGVVSVFPSETKELQTTRSWDFIGFPEMVKRSAIETDTIVGLIDSGIWPESASFSDAGFGPPPKRWKGACKGEGNFTCNNKIIGARYYRSQPYPKNSSDVMSPRDTEGHGTHTASTAAGNLVSKASLYGLGLGTARGGVPSARIAVYKVCWSDGCPDADILAAFDDAIADGVDILSVSLGGRKPLDYFRNAIDIGAFHALRKGIFTSASAGNEGPNLKTITNFAPWSLAVAASTIDRHFDTKVQLGNHKIYEGIVTNTFELKGKFYPIVYAGDVPDRAAGYNGETSRLCQTGTLDTKLVEDKIVLCDGPTGDGALYAGAFGYVLTSRNAADVIDPVPVPAASVWFHVGNEITHYINSTRNPTATIWKSTEGRDALAPYVPSFSSRGPNPNTPNILKPDIASPGVSILAAWPPIAPVSGVEGDDRVASYNIISGTSMACPHAAGVAAYVKSFHPNWSPAAILSALTTTAKPMSANLNPEAEFAYGAGLINPSRAPYPGLVYDAAEIDYVNFLCAHGYSTRLLKALTGDSCSSSQSSHGTLSDHLNYPSVALSTSNPKSVNGIFNRTVTNVGSPKSTYKAKVSAPPGLEIKVNPSILKFTSLGQKLSFQVKVKGLIEKTIVSGSLVWDDGNFQVRSPIVVYFVF; encoded by the exons ATGGCTTTGACTCCAtggtttctccttctccttagCCTTATATCTACTCTGCTAGTTGATGTCACTCTATCTGCTGCTCACCAGGATAACCGGAAG GATTATATTGTGTATATGGGTGACAAGCCAAAGCCTGAGGTTTCCACCACTACCACATCAGCTCTTCATGTAAACATGCTACAAAACGTCGTCGAGGACAG CAATATAGCGCACGAATCTCTGCTTCTGCACAGCTACAAGAGAAGCTTCAATGGCTTTGCTGCCAGGCTAACAGAGGAAGAAGCACAGAAGTTGGCTG GAATGGATGGTGTGGTGTCTGTTTTCCCTAGTGAAACTAAGGAGCTCCAAACAACAAGGTCATGGGACTTCATTGGGTTTCCTGAAATGGTGAAGAGAAGCGCCATTGAAACTGATACCATTGTCGGGCTGATTGACTCTGGAATTTGGCCTGAATCTGCCAGCTTCAGTGACGCCGGGTTTGGTCCACCCCCCAAAAGGTGGAAAGGCGCATGCAAGGGCGAAGGCAATTTTACTTGCAACAA TAAAATTATCGGAGCACGGTATTACCGCAGTCAACCCTACCCCAAAAATAGCAGTGATGTCATGTCTCCGAGAGACACGGAAGGCCATGGAACCCACACTGCATCAACAGCAGCAGGGAACTTAGTTAGCAAGGCAAGTCTGTATGGTTTAGGGCTGGGGACAGCAAGAGGAGGGGTGCCATCAGCACGCATTGCGGTGTACAAAGTTTGTTGGTCAGACGGGTGCCCGGACGCTGATATTCTAGCGGCATTCGATGATGCCATAGCTGACGGTGTTGACATACTCTCTGTCTCCCTTGGGGGCCGTAAACCGTTAGATTATTTCAGAAATGCCATTGACATTGGAGCTTTTCACGCTTTAAGAAAAGGAATATTCACTTCCGCGTCTGCTGGTAATGAAGGTCCAAACCTGAAAACTATTACAAACTTTGCACCATGGTCTCTTGCTGTAGCTGCTAGCACCATAGATCGCCACTTTGATACCAAGGTTCAATTGGGAAACCACAAAATTTATGAG GGAATAGTAACAAACACATTTGAACTCAAGGGTAAATTCTACCCCATAGTATATGCTGGAGACGTTCCAGATAGGGCAGCAGGTTACAATGGGGAAACATCCAG GTTATGCCAAACAGGCACGTTAGACACAAAATTGGTGGAGGATAAAATTGTTCTTTGCGATGGGCCTACTGGGGATGGGGCATTATATGCAGGCGCATTTGGTTACGTTTTGACAAGCCGAAATGCAGCAGATGTAATCGATCCTGTTCCAGTACCAGCCGCTTCCGTTTGGTTCCATGTTGGTAACGAAATTACCCATTACATAAACTCAACCAG GAACCCAACAGCAACAATTTGGAAAAGTACTGAGGGTAGGGATGCACTGGCCCCATATGTACCTTCATTCTCATCAAGGGGTCCAAATCCAAACACTCCTAACATTCTCAAG CCAGATATCGCTTCTCCTGGAGTTTCCATTCTAGCAGCATGGCCTCCAATTGCCCCAGTTTCAGGTGTTGAAGGTGATGACAGAGTAGCTTCATACAATATAATCTCGGGGACATCAATGGCATGCCCACATGCTGCGGGCGTGGCTGCATACGTCAAATCATTTCACCCCAATTGGTCACCTGCTGCTATCCTGTCAGCTCTTACGACTACTG CCAAACCTATGAGTGCAAATCTTAACCCTGAAGCCGAATTCGCGTACGGTGCTGGCCTAATAAATCCTAGTAGGGCTCCATATCCTGGTTTGGTATACGATGCTGCTGAAATCGATTACGTAAATTTTTTGTGTGCACATGGCTATAGTACCAGATTATTGAAAGCCCTTACCGGGGATAGCTGCTCATCATCACAATCTAGTCATGGAACACTCAGTGATCATCTAAACTATCCTTCTGTTGCACTTTCCACCTCGAACCCTAAATCCGTCAATGGCATTTTCAATAGGACCGTCACAAATGTTGGATCACCAAAGTCCACATATAAAGCTAAAGTGAGTGCACCACCAGGACTTGAAATCAAAGTTAATCCAAGCATTCTAAAGTTCACATCTCTCGGGCAGAAGCTATCGTTTCAAGTCAAGGTGAAAGGGTTGATTGAAAAAACCATAGTCTCTGGTTCTCTGGTGTGGGATGATGGTAATTTCCAAGTGAGGAGCCCCATTGTAGTGTATTTTGTGTTTTGA
- the LOC126629938 gene encoding cucumisin-like isoform X2 has product MDYIVYMGDKPKPEVSTTTTSALHVNMLQNVVEDSNIAHESLLLHSYKRSFNGFAARLTEEEAQKLAGMDGVVSVFPSETKELQTTRSWDFIGFPEMVKRSAIETDTIVGLIDSGIWPESASFSDAGFGPPPKRWKGACKGEGNFTCNNKIIGARYYRSQPYPKNSSDVMSPRDTEGHGTHTASTAAGNLVSKASLYGLGLGTARGGVPSARIAVYKVCWSDGCPDADILAAFDDAIADGVDILSVSLGGRKPLDYFRNAIDIGAFHALRKGIFTSASAGNEGPNLKTITNFAPWSLAVAASTIDRHFDTKVQLGNHKIYEGIVTNTFELKGKFYPIVYAGDVPDRAAGYNGETSRLCQTGTLDTKLVEDKIVLCDGPTGDGALYAGAFGYVLTSRNAADVIDPVPVPAASVWFHVGNEITHYINSTRNPTATIWKSTEGRDALAPYVPSFSSRGPNPNTPNILKPDIASPGVSILAAWPPIAPVSGVEGDDRVASYNIISGTSMACPHAAGVAAYVKSFHPNWSPAAILSALTTTAKPMSANLNPEAEFAYGAGLINPSRAPYPGLVYDAAEIDYVNFLCAHGYSTRLLKALTGDSCSSSQSSHGTLSDHLNYPSVALSTSNPKSVNGIFNRTVTNVGSPKSTYKAKVSAPPGLEIKVNPSILKFTSLGQKLSFQVKVKGLIEKTIVSGSLVWDDGNFQVRSPIVVYFVF; this is encoded by the exons Atg GATTATATTGTGTATATGGGTGACAAGCCAAAGCCTGAGGTTTCCACCACTACCACATCAGCTCTTCATGTAAACATGCTACAAAACGTCGTCGAGGACAG CAATATAGCGCACGAATCTCTGCTTCTGCACAGCTACAAGAGAAGCTTCAATGGCTTTGCTGCCAGGCTAACAGAGGAAGAAGCACAGAAGTTGGCTG GAATGGATGGTGTGGTGTCTGTTTTCCCTAGTGAAACTAAGGAGCTCCAAACAACAAGGTCATGGGACTTCATTGGGTTTCCTGAAATGGTGAAGAGAAGCGCCATTGAAACTGATACCATTGTCGGGCTGATTGACTCTGGAATTTGGCCTGAATCTGCCAGCTTCAGTGACGCCGGGTTTGGTCCACCCCCCAAAAGGTGGAAAGGCGCATGCAAGGGCGAAGGCAATTTTACTTGCAACAA TAAAATTATCGGAGCACGGTATTACCGCAGTCAACCCTACCCCAAAAATAGCAGTGATGTCATGTCTCCGAGAGACACGGAAGGCCATGGAACCCACACTGCATCAACAGCAGCAGGGAACTTAGTTAGCAAGGCAAGTCTGTATGGTTTAGGGCTGGGGACAGCAAGAGGAGGGGTGCCATCAGCACGCATTGCGGTGTACAAAGTTTGTTGGTCAGACGGGTGCCCGGACGCTGATATTCTAGCGGCATTCGATGATGCCATAGCTGACGGTGTTGACATACTCTCTGTCTCCCTTGGGGGCCGTAAACCGTTAGATTATTTCAGAAATGCCATTGACATTGGAGCTTTTCACGCTTTAAGAAAAGGAATATTCACTTCCGCGTCTGCTGGTAATGAAGGTCCAAACCTGAAAACTATTACAAACTTTGCACCATGGTCTCTTGCTGTAGCTGCTAGCACCATAGATCGCCACTTTGATACCAAGGTTCAATTGGGAAACCACAAAATTTATGAG GGAATAGTAACAAACACATTTGAACTCAAGGGTAAATTCTACCCCATAGTATATGCTGGAGACGTTCCAGATAGGGCAGCAGGTTACAATGGGGAAACATCCAG GTTATGCCAAACAGGCACGTTAGACACAAAATTGGTGGAGGATAAAATTGTTCTTTGCGATGGGCCTACTGGGGATGGGGCATTATATGCAGGCGCATTTGGTTACGTTTTGACAAGCCGAAATGCAGCAGATGTAATCGATCCTGTTCCAGTACCAGCCGCTTCCGTTTGGTTCCATGTTGGTAACGAAATTACCCATTACATAAACTCAACCAG GAACCCAACAGCAACAATTTGGAAAAGTACTGAGGGTAGGGATGCACTGGCCCCATATGTACCTTCATTCTCATCAAGGGGTCCAAATCCAAACACTCCTAACATTCTCAAG CCAGATATCGCTTCTCCTGGAGTTTCCATTCTAGCAGCATGGCCTCCAATTGCCCCAGTTTCAGGTGTTGAAGGTGATGACAGAGTAGCTTCATACAATATAATCTCGGGGACATCAATGGCATGCCCACATGCTGCGGGCGTGGCTGCATACGTCAAATCATTTCACCCCAATTGGTCACCTGCTGCTATCCTGTCAGCTCTTACGACTACTG CCAAACCTATGAGTGCAAATCTTAACCCTGAAGCCGAATTCGCGTACGGTGCTGGCCTAATAAATCCTAGTAGGGCTCCATATCCTGGTTTGGTATACGATGCTGCTGAAATCGATTACGTAAATTTTTTGTGTGCACATGGCTATAGTACCAGATTATTGAAAGCCCTTACCGGGGATAGCTGCTCATCATCACAATCTAGTCATGGAACACTCAGTGATCATCTAAACTATCCTTCTGTTGCACTTTCCACCTCGAACCCTAAATCCGTCAATGGCATTTTCAATAGGACCGTCACAAATGTTGGATCACCAAAGTCCACATATAAAGCTAAAGTGAGTGCACCACCAGGACTTGAAATCAAAGTTAATCCAAGCATTCTAAAGTTCACATCTCTCGGGCAGAAGCTATCGTTTCAAGTCAAGGTGAAAGGGTTGATTGAAAAAACCATAGTCTCTGGTTCTCTGGTGTGGGATGATGGTAATTTCCAAGTGAGGAGCCCCATTGTAGTGTATTTTGTGTTTTGA